The Xenopus laevis strain J_2021 chromosome 4L, Xenopus_laevis_v10.1, whole genome shotgun sequence genomic sequence gcagccttactgttgaCCTTTTAACacccagagtggcagttatctaaagatttcaaagaggctgttcaatGATTACATTGTAAtggggggttacatgtcctttaaaggtttAAAATTTGGTGAGAGCTGTCATTCAGTCACAATTATAACTACATACAGAACAGCAaatactgtaagggggttatttattaaaattcattttttttctggttgaggttttaaagaggaaaactcaaatttttaaaagaaaaaaaaacatagaatttttcgagatttattatacctccaaGCTGCTTAAAGTCAGAATCAGTAAATCCGCCATCGCAAACTTGCAGAAGGATCAAGTAGCAGTCAATGGcacatgtcccttttacaattcaaagatattgtgatctgcactgggtttcatctgataatccaaaaaaacgACTCATTCGAGtgtgaaattcgaaaaaaatagtttttcgaTTTTATAGAGTCTTTTTTCACAACAAACATTTTgaggttttgataaataatagCGGATGTGATTTttgtcgagcttggtttaataaaaagatgagatcaatttgagctttagtaaataacccataaGTGTACCCTACCAAAAGCCCCTGCATCTAGAAAAGCAAACCGCCATTTTTCTCTCCATTCACTTACCTTCAGTCTGAGGCCCAATTCTGCAATTTTTCATGACATCAAAATAGAAAGTTTATTGTACTAACTCAGACCTAACAAGATGCCATAGAATTCTGTAGGAAGTGCATGTGCTGAATTTTAGAAAGTGGATAATCATGTTTCAGATTTTCCAGCAAAAAATGTGGTAtataaaattgcttgaaattcccAAATACATGGGAAAACAACATTTCTTGGAATTACCACCATTATTTTTCTGTGCTTTGTATAATAAAAAGATAACTTTGAATTCTAACATTTTGGGATAATTTATTCAGCCCCTATAAAGACCACAGCTACAGAAATAGACATCTGAATAAATAACTTGCAACCAAAAGCGTGAGCTGGAAACACCACATCTATTCACAGTAACAGCACCACATGCCAAACAATACATTAACCACAACAAGTTTTAGTAAGTGACATTTGTTTCTATTAAAACAATTCAGTTTAGAGAGTCTGAAACTCATATGATAAAGTCATAGCTAACTTTGCACACCACTAGCAGATTGAGTTGGGAAAGATTTTGGGGCCCAGGCCCCATGTAAAACTTTTCTGGGAACCCCATACCCAAAAATGGACACGGAAAcacataattattataaaaaggcATATATAGCTGGAGGGGGAGCCAAAAAAAACCGGGCTCTTGTGCGCCCAGACTCGCTCTCtgcccttgtgtctctgcaccgGTCACGTCACAACCTGGTACGCGCTCACATGCGGGGGGAGGGCATGCTGAAAGTGGCTGCAGCCAGGGTCCAGAGGGGGATTTGTGGCAGGTTCGGGGCTGGGGGGGGCTGAGATAGAATCCCCCGGTggaccctgggccccccagtccgaccctgagtgaaGGTACCAGTTTGTAAACATGATGTGTAACTTTCACACCTCAAAAAGCAGTTTACTTTAAGGGACCCATGTGCACAATGTCAgtctgtgccatttaatgctcaGTACACAAGAATAGGACACAGGGTACAAGCCCAGGTGCGACAGAGCAAAACAAGGTACTGAAATGCTTTAAGTGACTACCAACCGCAGCTCAGTACTATTCTCATAACTCCCCCCTACTGATAAGTGACTATACAGTCATTTAAGTTAGATGAAACAATAGGCtgtaagaaataataaatattaataaatataattactatACCTTCACCTGTCACAGTCACATTGAGAAATGTTCCATTACCGTTGCCTTTTCTATGAAATGAGGCAGAAAACTCCACTTCACAGAAATACATTCCGGTGTCTGTGAGTCCTACATTGTGCAGCTTTATGCTGGCTGATCTCTTGTTCAGGAAATCTTCTTTAGTTTCTATGGTAATTCTGTTCTTAAAATCATCACTCAGAAAGATATCAATCCCATGCAGTACATGTCTGTACCATCTGTACCAGCCAGTGGGTAGATCCAAGTTGCTCATGTTGTAGCTACACTCTAGGTTGGCTGTGCTGCCCTCTATGACATTCACTTCAGGGATCTGGGATACTTCTATGTTCTGTGAGAGAGAAGCTGAAGTGCACATATAAGTCAggcattcatttatattaatCCTCAGTAAATCCGAACACAACAAGTAAACAAGTCAGGATTGTATTCCtacataaatatattcaaaatggGGCAGAAATCTAAGCTTAGTCAGATCAACAAGATCTAGCTGATATTATAAACTGTTGTGATTATAAACAAAACCCCTGAGATAATTCCCTCATACCCATCCTATTGTGTTGCTTCACCTTGCAGTGCTGCCAGTATCAGCAAGAGCTCCGACCCTTTCATCTTCTCTCGTGAATTAACAACACGGAGTTGTCTGCTTGTTCTTGACCTTAGGTTTGTAACTTCCTGAGGAAATGACAGTAGGTCGCTAATCACTAATGAGTCAGTAAAAATGATAGAAAAGGTGGATGTATAACATTttgtaattatcttttttttccctctaagctTTACTTTCCAGCAAGTGTTTCTGTTTAACATAGtaatttaagttgaaaaaagacacgttaATTGAGTTCTACCTTTtggtctaaatgaaacctgcccaACTGCTGATCtagagaaagataaaaaaaaacacctgaagcctttccaatttcaCTTATTGGGGGAAGTTCATTCCTGACCCCAAGTCAATggatcacttgctaaaaagccatctaacctcttcttaaagctaccTAATGTATCTTCCAGTACAAGCACTTCacggagagaattccacaacttcacaacaCTCAacactcattattattattattattattaacatgtattaatagagcgccaacatattgtgcagtgttGAAGATGGAAACTCCGTTCTTCTAATCTCTGTGGAttccttgtgtctgctggaaggacctgtTAGTGAATAAGGTTTATAAATATTCTCATTCATCCCGGTCATggaatatctgtagaaataagtcaaatcaactggacttgctgtgtttttttccttgaagaagttTCACCAGTTATCtaactgactttctcaattcagaataatttgtacaTAGGAATTTT encodes the following:
- the LOC108714580 gene encoding natural cytotoxicity triggering receptor 3-like, which encodes MKGSELLLILAALQASLSQNIEVSQIPEVNVIEGSTANLECSYNMSNLDLPTGWYRWYRHVLHGIDIFLSDDFKNRITIETKEDFLNKRSASIKLHNVGLTDTGMYFCEVEFSASFHRKGNGNGTFLNVTVTGEVPAGPTSSPSSRCFTIYHCAGAAALGLLMSFVLYLNCKKHNQVFKEEEITCASKKQTDKDPTNCYTEQIEEQSV